gtgcaggaaaacacctagtattcagtaaaaaactaattaacgttataaattttatcaataaTCATACAAAGGGTGCCTAAAAGCGGTCATTAGAGTTAATCTGATCTCATTTTACAACTAACCatagtaatataaatattttgaaaatggaTTCAAAACGTTTAGTGTGTATGTTCAACTAAGAACCTTCACTACTACAATTTTTGATCTAGCAATACACACACAGAAAACTTTGTTTTTAAGGCTATAAGTCCCAAAGCTTATCCATCAAGTGCTCCAAGAACTTTCATGTCCTCTAAGAAAGCTGTGTAAGAATCATAAATGCTCTGTGGGTTTGAAGCTACAGATGTCTTGGCTGGATAAACCTTCACCGGTGTAGCAGAAGCTATAGCTCGTAGCTACCCTAAGTCTCTGGCTTTGGTTTAGTCACAGTTGTTGATTCGCGTATGACTCGAACCAAGCCAGGATACTGCAGATCAATAACAACAAATGATTTGTTTCGTGGAATTCACATGAGACAAATCAACATATGAATTCATGGATGTAAATTCATGTGTGTTGAGCTAGCAGTCTCCCGGAGGAGACACACGTGTACTCCAGACCAGAACAAATTCAAAGAAAATAGTCCAAATTGTCTTGATGATATTAAACAATGAAAGAAGCAGAGATATTTTAactattgttttgtttgtttgcaaaacaattaaaataaataaagaactaTTGAATAAatactttaatagtattatcatagacaaataaaatttaaataatgataAACTCTATTCAAATTTCCAAATGCATGATGCTTTCGCACTTATCCAGAACCTTGAAACAGGCATCCCGCGTTGTAGCTCTATTGATATTAACCTTCctcaaatcattttttctcaGATCGTAATAGAGAAGGTAACAAGGACAAGGCATAGCCAAGATAACCTCATTGTTCTGACCTGTACCATGAACAATCAACTTAATGTTAATGTCATCCAGTAAATGTCTCTGACAAGGCTGCAAAATCAGAGACTTCCTCGACCATGTTCCACCATCCAGCCCCAAGACCCACAACTCTGAGACACCCGTTTCTTTAATATGAGTATAATCAAAGATTGCTGGTTTTCCACCATGCTCTATAAAACCGAAGGACTTACAAAACTGAGACAACTCATGGGGTGCTTGGATCTTATGGAACTTTTCAGACCTAACGTCAAAACAGTAAACATTATCCCTACATGTATGGTTGAAAGCCAGATAATATATAACTCCGTTGATGCAGAGTCCTGGTCTTGAACGAAGGTGAGGTTGATCATCATACTCAATTCTTTTCCAAAAACCTCCGGGTTCCAGTACGAACACCCAAAACTCGGAGGTTATCCTCACACGATAATCCGAAAATACCACAATACTACAGACTATTTTGTATTGATCTTGAACAGGATCATGTCCGAAAAAGTAGAAGACATGCTTATTAGGTTCTTGCTGAGCAAAGACGTTGGATTTGACGGCGGGTAAGATTAAGCTTTGTCTAGTGGCGGGATTATAGATACATGCTTTTCTGCAAACAGTGTATAAAATCAAACCGCGAAGAGATACCATCTTGTATCCTCCCATCCCTGGGAAAGTCAAATCTGGTTCTAACGATGATTCAGCAATATTACTAAGCGACGAAGACAACCTTAAGGATAGCAGTTCACACTTTCCAGGGCGGTGGCAGAGCTCCATTGAATCACACTTGTAGTGTCTCATCCAAGTCAAACTCACATTCAAACTCATGTATAGATTAAGTGGTCGCGCTCTTCGCGATGGAGATGATGCAACCGTGAGATAAAGGTTGCTAAAATATCGAGAAGGGATCAGACAAGACCAGAGTTTCGAGACGCACTTGAACCTCATAAGTGATTTAGCAGGCAACCTAGTTAGGATCTCGATCATGAGATCAAAAGTAATCTCATGATCATCTCCTCTTTGTGTTCTTTCTGTTCTTCCTCTTGCCCTTCTCTTCAACTTTGGCCACTTCTTCTTCCATTGAATAGAAGAGATCAGAGACCGATACTTAACCATAGTTATGCCTAAATCGAGAGAGATCTTTTATCAAATTGGAATACTTTTTCTTTGGCGACGTCTCTCTTTCCCACAGCCTCTATCCgcagtaaaaaagaaaatatagggTTGGGCTCAAGTTAAGTTTTATAACCATATTACCATAATGCACAATCAACGGCCCATTTACCAACACCACCATGTGGTTgagaattttaaaactaatttttactctatattcgGACAATTTTCAGAAACAAAGCTTTTTTTTCCTTGAATAATATGGTTTATCCTAGCTCTTATCAAGGTGGATCTAGACTAATGGCGAGAATTTTAGCAGTTTACATTTTCGGTCGGAATATGCTTCATTCACTGAATACTGGAAAAAtctgaattttaaattttgctcTCAATGATCAGCGGGATTCGAACCGGATTCGTATTGAGACCAGATGTTAAATTTTGCTCTCAGTAATCAGCTTGGTTCGGAAGCTAAGCTTTTACAGGGAACTTACCATGTTTTATAAGTAAAACAAAAAGTCTGACTGGTAAACCAACCAAAATTTAGTGTAAGAAAGAAAACAGTGTATAACATGATTTGAATGATAAACCATATTAATGGAACTATGCACggttttatataaaagataagCTTTCGGTTATATTCAATCATGTTGTTAATATACTAAGTGCAGGTTCCATCAGAACAGGCAGCTACTTTGTAGTTAAACGTTTCctggataaaaaaaaatcaagacatcaTATAACTATCTACACTGAAGTTGAAATTACGATTAAAATGTTAGCAGTCGCGCGACAATAAAATAATCCCTAAAGAGGATCAAATTAATTTTCTCTCGGTTACAAATTCCAGGAAATGACAAGCTCTTGTCCAACTAATTACATAGAGAGTTATAGTAACATAAAATGCATACTTAGACATTAACAGTAAGAAGGTGCATAATATTCTCGGAAGAGACTATCAACATTAAGGTAAGTTCTACTCAACTTGAAATCAGCAACACCAGCATAGGCTAAGAAGTAAGCAGATCCAAGTTAAACCAAAACGAGGCCTTTACAATGTCATTAACGTAGCCTTATCATTTGGATATAAAAGGAATCTTATGAAGACCATATACAGTAAAGAAAAGCAGTCAATTTATTCTTTGATGATCGAAGCCAATAGTAGTTGTGTTATTGGTGTGCTTAAAACAACAGTTGCTTCCTCCAGAAGGATGCTGCAAGAAAATCTTTGGAGCATAGTTTTCTTCTGACCAGACCTTTGAGAAAATTGAAACCGTAGGTGAACAGAAAAGTACTCCATTGTCAGTTTTGTAATTCATTAACAgattcaatttattttttttcaaaaacatgcTAGAAGTTTTTACCTATTGCCATCAGGGTGAAGCTCATACATTTGATTGTCATCTCCAATAGCCAGCAGATACCCCGAAGAAGTCAAACCCTGAAATAGTCACAACATTTTGAACAACTTTGTCGTCAATTCTATCTTCAACAACCACTTTTTGCTCGCTGCACAGTAAAGTTTATATTCACAAACCTTAACGATGAGCATATCAAGAGAATCATATCCAACCACAAGTCAATAAGATCTACATAGCATAACGTATACGGTATACTTGACTACCTTATGTGTAGCCTAGGCTCGGAAACCTATAATTGTTAGTGATAAGCAATTGAAGACATAACCGTCACCTGTGAAACCATGTCCTGTAAAGCTCCTCGAGAGATTCAAATCCTGTAAAGTGTGCATTACAATAACAGAGTGGTCAGACTAATGCTTTAGGAGGATACTCTTAAAAGTAACAAAGAAGCAGTTGACTGAAGATTTTAGTATTCACCTCTGTGCATGAGTAGATCAAGGAACATTTCAAATTTATGAAAGAAGGCACCAAGAAGTTCTTCTCTTTTAAACAAGCAACAAGAATACCTTCTAAAAGATGTTTACAAAGCCATCGAACTTGTAAGTAGTAGAAGTAGTAATGTCTATTACCAGCACTAACATTGAACTTCTTTGATCTGTATGTTGAGGTACCACTCctgatattaataattttaagcTCAGAGGTCAATATTGATATTAAGGATCCATGAAAACATCTAAAAGAATTACTTATCACCTTCTTGTCACAAACAGACTTCACTGCCTCCATCACAGCAAGAGCTACTACATACTGAATCAAAGGCATATAGAGTACAAGAATACTCAAGGCAACCCTTTCGAGACTCCAACACATTCTTTGAACCGCCTGCAATAACAGACTTTCAGTTTTCCAAATTATCCTGAGTGGTGCTATCTAAATCCAACATTGGTAAAATGACTCTTTCTTTACTTATCGCCCACAAACTTCCTTTTCTTATCGCCCCGAGTCTTTctactataaaaggaaaaggaTGGATGGCTTTAGATCCTAAAACAAACGCATATATCTAAAGATTCAAACTTCGGTTACAGATTCAAATACTCGAACCTAGATGAAACCAAGTTTGTTTATAGGGTAGTTTGGTaagtttagttttttattaaCAGATCCTTTGTGCGGCAATCATGCTAGTATCAtaagtttctttttaattttgtttaaattgaaataattcCATAATAATGAGTGTGGATCAGCTATTACCACTATATTTTAATGTCTTCAGCCTAGAGAACCATTTTTAAACACTTGTTcatcatataaatttaaacatgtttttgtaTAGAAATGGCAGAACGATATAAGAGACAGTATTATAGAAAAGCAAAACGATATAGAGAGACAGTATTAGATATGCCAATAGCACGGGATTACTCAAGTCTCATGTTTTATAAACTTGTTTCTCATATGAATTTAAAAATGTCTTTTTTGGTCTAGAAATGGCCAAATAGAGTTTTCAGAAAAGTTAGACAATAAAGACTATACCAATAGACCGGGTTACATACTATAATTAAATTACCCCATCAATAGACCGGTGGATTACTCACAAACCCATGTCTTCATCAACCCAAGCTTCCATCGCCTCCTCTTCGTCAGTAAAACCCATGTTTTCTTCAACCCAAGCTCCCAACGCTTCCTCTTCGTCACTAGAGAAACCTTGATATTaacagaagaaagaaaaaatcagaaaagtgaaataaacaaatataatagaaaatagacaGCTGATTACCATCATCACTATCATATTCGAATTGATCTCCAGGTTCtacacacaaaaaaatgaaattagtaaaatgaataaataactaaatcatataataggtaaacaaaagaaattacCTGTAAAAAACTGGACATAACCACCAACAGGAATCGATACAATGCAATGATTGTAAACCTTGAAAGGAGGAAAGGTAACAAATACCCTTCCTTGAACAAGACTTACTAACCCACCATGAGGGAATAAAACACAATCATCATCGGGAACATATCTGTAATCCTCATCTCCACGAAGCAAGTAGTTGATCCCACCAGTAATCACACAATCAGAGCAAGGATAAAACCTAAAGGTATTACCATAAGTACCAAAAGgaactttcaaaccgatcatgCCACTGTTACAacctgatttaaaaaaaaaaaaaaaattaattgtcaAACACCACGACGGTAACCAGCTAACACATTCAATAATAAAcctgtaataaaaattaaaaataatattagtacCTTCAGTAGCAGATCCGATACGGGGAACGACTGGATCATCGAAAACTTCCACGGGATCCATTGGATCCACCTCTGCGGGAACCATTGGATCCGCGGTGACAACAGGATCCACATCAGCAACTGTGAAATATTTTaacacgtatatatatataaaacagaaataCTTACCAAAACTCTgagtgaaaaaaaaactgtaaaaatcaaaagaatatAACTACCTTCAGAAGCAGATCCGCCACCGGCAAACGCATGATCAACTTGAACGACGGGACCAACGGTGGGATCCGCAAGAGCAACGTGATTCGCCGGAGGAACGGGAACAACTGGGGCTTGAACACCTTCGGAGAAATTTCAAAGCGTTATTATAAACAAAGTAAGATTCAAAACTGTGTGATTAAGGAAAAGAAACCTCTACGTCTGGCGGCGCGACGAAGAAACATCTGTTTAGAAATCCTCATTTTTGCTTTAGCTAGTGGGAGGGAAAAAATCTAAGGCAGCAATAGTATTTATAGAAGATTAGAGAGAGCGGTAGTTTTTtcgataaagaaaacaaataatcgAAAAACATTTGAATTTCAAATTTGTGGATTCGGCGGGCTTACGAAAATCAAAGCGGTTAAACAACTTCGCTGTAAACGTACCATTTGATATTGAACtgtaaaatttataacaaaaagaatTTCTCCTTTATAAAAACAAGcgattttctttgtttttttcttttttcctcaaatttaattatattgatgATACTAGATAGTCCTGATGCAAAGCAATCAGTGATTACAAAAGGAACATACACATAATATTCAAATACACAACTGAAAGACAAGTCTTGAGACGCAAGTATGTCTGCTGGATTTCCAAAGACAAAGAAATTCTTAAAATctgaggaaaaaaaacattttaaatataataaagatgaaaaggtataagcaaaaaaaaataggcAACTGTGTAAGATCCTTTATCAAAATTGAAGACTTCAATCTGATCTGAgcaatataaacaaaataaaaaaaaaacttattttttaagaaaacattaaaaatctGCATTTCAGCTTCCTCACTTCATCATATGGGCTTTATATTGGTTTTAATAATATCCAGACCAGCTCATGATTTTCTTCGTAGACCAGTCCATCTATGAGAACCAacttacttttttcttttatacaaCTTATCCGGTTAGCCCCACTATTTTGTAAGcggaaaaaaatatgataccAGGAAATCACTTTTTCTGTTAAAAAAGAACTCTTTTGTGTTATTACATGCGTATAGTTTAAATTCTTTATGCTAAATGTCTTTTAGcgttaagttttatttttagttttaaatttgtgaaataaaacaaaatctttAATTTGAGAAGTTAATATATTGATATTGTAGATTTGAAAATGCGAAAACAGTACttttccaaaacaaaattgatagAATATCTCATCTTTAATCGAaaactagagtttgacccgccctttc
The genomic region above belongs to Raphanus sativus cultivar WK10039 unplaced genomic scaffold, ASM80110v3 Scaffold4353, whole genome shotgun sequence and contains:
- the LOC130507336 gene encoding uncharacterized protein LOC130507336; this translates as MRISKQMFLRRAARRRGVQAPVVPVPPANHVALADPTVGPVVQVDHAFAGGGSASEVADVDPVVTADPMVPAEVDPMDPVEVFDDPVVPRIGSATEGCNSGMIGLKVPFGTYGNTFRFYPCSDCVITGGINYLLRGDEDYRYVPDDDCVLFPHGGLVSLVQGRVFVTFPPFKVYNHCIVSIPVGGYVQFFTEPGDQFEYDSDDGFSSDEEEALGAWVEENMGFTDEEEAMEAWVDEDMGL
- the LOC130507337 gene encoding putative F-box protein At5g62660; this translates as MVKYRSLISSIQWKKKWPKLKRRARGRTERTQRGDDHEITFDLMIEILTRLPAKSLMRFKCVSKLWSCLIPSRYFSNLYLTVASSPSRRARPLNLYMSLNVSLTWMRHYKCDSMELCHRPGKCELLSLRLSSSLSNIAESSLEPDLTFPGMGGYKMVSLRGLILYTVCRKACIYNPATRQSLILPAVKSNVFAQQEPNKHVFYFFGHDPVQDQYKIVCSIVVFSDYRVRITSEFWVFVLEPGGFWKRIEYDDQPHLRSRPGLCINGVIYYLAFNHTCRDNVYCFDVRSEKFHKIQAPHELSQFCKSFGFIEHGGKPAIFDYTHIKETGVSELWVLGLDGGTWSRKSLILQPCQRHLLDDINIKLIVHGTGQNNEVILAMPCPCYLLYYDLRKNDLRKVNINRATTRDACFKVLDKCESIMHLEI